In Paraburkholderia terrae, the following proteins share a genomic window:
- a CDS encoding acetate uptake transporter, translated as MPNVPIRTTTLANPAPLGLAGFALTTWLLSMINIGWFSGEAMGLVLACALAYGGTAQAIAGVMELPRGNTFGATAFLSYGAFWWSFALFVLFLHDKVPAAFVGWYLFLWGVFTFYMWLATFRSPRALQFIFLALWITFGLLAGGEWTGSVMLRIAGGYMGLVTAALAFYLSAADVINEVHGRIVLPVGEPRVFSARAVAL; from the coding sequence ATGCCCAACGTACCGATCCGAACCACCACATTAGCGAATCCCGCGCCACTGGGTCTCGCCGGCTTCGCATTGACGACGTGGCTGCTGAGCATGATTAACATCGGCTGGTTTTCGGGCGAGGCGATGGGTCTTGTGCTCGCCTGCGCGCTTGCCTATGGCGGGACTGCGCAGGCCATCGCGGGCGTGATGGAGTTGCCGCGAGGCAATACCTTCGGCGCGACGGCCTTTCTGAGCTATGGCGCTTTCTGGTGGTCGTTCGCGCTCTTCGTGCTGTTTCTGCATGACAAGGTGCCGGCCGCATTCGTCGGCTGGTATTTGTTCCTGTGGGGTGTCTTCACGTTCTATATGTGGCTGGCGACGTTTCGCTCGCCCCGCGCGTTGCAGTTCATTTTTCTGGCGCTGTGGATCACCTTCGGCTTGCTGGCGGGTGGCGAGTGGACCGGTTCAGTCATGTTGCGGATCGCGGGAGGATATATGGGACTCGTCACAGCGGCGCTCGCGTTCTATCTGTCAGCAGCTGACGTGATCAACGAAGTGCATGGCCGCATCGTCCTGCCGGTTGGCGAGCCACGAGTGTTCAGCGCTCGCGCCGTTGCACTCTGA
- a CDS encoding PRC-barrel domain-containing protein, with protein sequence MLRSIRDLHGCIVSALDGDIGSVRQAYFDDEAWALRYLVVETGNWLNDRQVLVSPYSVKHTDPGSSVVHVNLSRQQVRDSPVLDTHKPVSRQHEIEYLRHYSYPTYWDGPNLWGMGAYPAYDPTDVPPDALLDTPLHPVVDTNEPDADVHLRSTDEVEGYRLKTADGSIGHVSDFIYDDTDWAFRYVVVDTHNWWPGGKAVLIAIHWIDKVDWFESTLSTALTRELIKKSPAYDDSMPIGRHYEVVLHRFYDKHAYWSDTDTDERVASQ encoded by the coding sequence ATGTTGCGAAGCATAAGAGACCTGCACGGATGCATCGTGAGCGCATTGGATGGCGACATAGGCTCAGTCAGACAGGCCTATTTCGACGACGAGGCATGGGCTTTGCGTTATCTGGTGGTCGAGACAGGTAACTGGCTCAACGACCGCCAGGTGCTGGTGTCGCCATATTCGGTGAAGCACACCGATCCGGGATCGAGTGTCGTGCATGTCAATCTTTCCCGGCAGCAAGTGCGGGACAGCCCGGTTCTCGACACCCACAAGCCGGTGTCGCGGCAGCACGAGATCGAATATCTTCGCCACTACAGCTATCCGACCTATTGGGACGGCCCGAACCTATGGGGCATGGGCGCTTACCCCGCCTACGACCCGACTGACGTGCCGCCGGACGCGCTGCTCGATACGCCATTACATCCGGTCGTCGATACGAACGAGCCGGACGCCGACGTTCACCTACGCAGCACCGACGAGGTCGAAGGCTACCGCCTGAAAACGGCCGACGGCAGCATCGGCCATGTTTCGGACTTCATTTACGATGATACCGACTGGGCGTTTCGCTACGTGGTCGTGGATACCCACAACTGGTGGCCTGGTGGTAAAGCCGTACTGATCGCGATTCACTGGATAGACAAAGTCGACTGGTTCGAGTCAACCTTATCGACGGCACTGACGCGCGAACTCATCAAGAAAAGCCCCGCTTACGACGACTCGATGCCAATCGGCCGGCACTACGAAGTTGTGCTGCACCGGTTTTACGATAAGCACGCGTATTGGTCGGATACCGATACAGACGAGCGGGTTGCATCACAGTGA
- a CDS encoding BPSL1445 family SYLF domain-containing lipoprotein — MLRRTFIWSTPGSLLAVGAALAGCTTTPSSNASRGEQMDKRRAIDAGVDSTLARLYGIASGSRELVGKAHGVLTFPSVIDAGFVVGGQYGEGSLRVGGQTIGYYSTATGSIGWQIGAQSRAIVFLFMTEESLNRFRSRDGWSAGGDASIAVLKVGANGALDTSTASGQVNAFVLTNTGLMAGASLQGTKVTRLASL; from the coding sequence ATGCTTAGACGAACATTTATCTGGAGCACGCCCGGATCGCTTCTGGCAGTGGGCGCGGCGCTCGCGGGTTGCACTACCACCCCTTCTTCCAACGCGAGCCGCGGTGAGCAGATGGACAAGCGCCGCGCCATCGATGCTGGCGTCGACTCGACCCTCGCGCGTCTGTACGGCATCGCGAGCGGTTCGCGTGAACTGGTTGGCAAGGCGCATGGGGTCCTGACGTTTCCCTCGGTGATCGATGCCGGCTTCGTGGTCGGTGGTCAGTATGGCGAAGGGTCCTTGCGCGTTGGCGGACAGACGATCGGCTACTACAGCACGGCGACTGGTTCGATCGGCTGGCAGATCGGGGCGCAATCGCGCGCGATCGTTTTCCTGTTCATGACCGAGGAGTCGCTCAACCGCTTCCGCAGCAGAGACGGATGGTCGGCTGGCGGCGATGCCTCCATAGCCGTGTTGAAAGTTGGCGCAAACGGCGCGCTCGACACCAGCACCGCCAGCGGACAGGTCAACGCTTTCGTTCTCACAAACACTGGCTTGATGGCCGGCGCGTCGCTGCAAGGCACCAAGGTCACGCGGCTCGCATCGCTTTAA
- a CDS encoding slipin family protein, which translates to MNPITLVLAATFILAGAAAGQWVSLYLAPPLFVIAILIGLSVKVANVWEKFVILRVGKLQSVKGAGLFFIIPVIDSVVAIIDERIQTTAFNAEQALTRDTVPVNVDAILFWHVQDAQKAALAITDYRQAIDRVAQTSLREMIGSSMLAALLSDRQAADTHLRDEIAGKTREWGIIVSSVEIRDVAIPVALQDAMSRQAQAEREKQARVILGAAEAEIAAKFVEAAQVYENHPGALQLRAMNIIYETTKERGATILLPTSMVDSLNPALALAIAGRDTLPTPLAPLKSAA; encoded by the coding sequence ATGAATCCGATCACACTCGTTCTAGCCGCAACGTTTATCCTGGCGGGCGCCGCAGCAGGCCAGTGGGTCAGCCTGTATCTGGCCCCCCCGCTATTTGTCATTGCCATATTGATTGGACTGTCCGTGAAGGTGGCGAATGTTTGGGAGAAGTTTGTCATTCTTCGTGTGGGAAAACTGCAAAGCGTCAAGGGCGCGGGCCTGTTTTTTATCATTCCTGTGATCGACAGCGTAGTGGCAATAATTGACGAACGGATACAGACCACCGCCTTTAACGCTGAACAGGCGCTGACCAGAGACACCGTGCCAGTCAATGTCGACGCCATACTCTTTTGGCACGTCCAGGATGCACAGAAGGCTGCGCTGGCGATAACGGATTATCGGCAAGCGATCGACCGCGTCGCGCAGACCTCTTTGCGCGAAATGATCGGCTCGTCCATGCTCGCCGCACTCCTGTCGGACCGACAGGCCGCCGACACGCACTTGCGCGATGAAATAGCGGGCAAGACTCGCGAATGGGGCATTATTGTCAGTTCGGTTGAGATTCGGGACGTTGCGATTCCGGTGGCGCTGCAAGACGCCATGTCGCGCCAGGCGCAGGCCGAACGTGAAAAGCAGGCGCGTGTGATTCTCGGGGCCGCCGAAGCCGAGATCGCGGCGAAGTTTGTCGAGGCCGCGCAAGTCTACGAGAACCATCCTGGTGCGCTTCAACTGCGTGCAATGAACATCATCTATGAGACGACCAAGGAGCGCGGGGCAACGATCCTGTTGCCGACTTCGATGGTCGACAGCCTCAACCCGGCATTGGCGCTCGCGATTGCCGGCAGGGATACTCTGCCAACACCGTTAGCCCCGCTCAAGTCCGCGGCGTAG
- a CDS encoding DUF3309 domain-containing protein, whose protein sequence is MGVLVLVVVVVLLIAALPRWPHSRSWGYFPTSMLGMVTIAVLVLVLMGRM, encoded by the coding sequence ATGGGCGTTCTTGTACTGGTCGTTGTGGTCGTGCTGCTGATCGCGGCACTCCCGCGCTGGCCGCATAGCCGCAGCTGGGGCTACTTCCCCACCAGCATGCTGGGTATGGTCACGATTGCTGTACTCGTACTGGTTTTGATGGGAAGGATGTAG
- a CDS encoding carboxypeptidase-like regulatory domain-containing protein, whose product MHNYPMVLTFVGKTGNRNQYLSDVPVTITDVNGNTVLETRSDGPFMLVSLPNGHYTVSVSYKGQAEHRTVNISNAAHARQMFVWSM is encoded by the coding sequence ATGCACAACTACCCGATGGTGTTGACGTTCGTCGGCAAGACAGGCAACCGGAATCAATATCTTTCGGATGTTCCCGTCACGATCACGGATGTCAACGGTAACACCGTTCTGGAGACGCGCTCGGACGGCCCCTTTATGCTGGTTTCTCTCCCAAATGGACATTACACGGTCAGCGTTAGCTATAAAGGACAAGCGGAACATCGTACGGTGAACATTTCAAATGCCGCTCACGCGCGCCAGATGTTTGTGTGGTCGATGTAG
- a CDS encoding transglutaminase-like domain-containing protein: MKLRVGYELVYECPQPTPMMLMLNTHYSRVQDVLAADLLAVDPPVPITQYRDGFGNLCSRIVAPQGRISMSTTALLNISDQPETLEPFGQQHPVEELPDECLVFLLGSRYCETDLLADIAWRLFGKSPPGRDRVQAICDFVHRHITFGYHHARVTKTAWQAYQERTGVCRDFAHLAVTLCRAMNIPARYCTGYVSDVGLPPPQSPMDFAAWFEAYVGGCWQTFDPRNNAPRTGRVLMARGRDAVDVAISNTFGPTKLVKFDVRCAPE; encoded by the coding sequence ATGAAACTCCGCGTCGGCTATGAGCTGGTCTATGAGTGTCCGCAACCGACACCGATGATGTTGATGCTGAACACGCACTATTCCCGCGTGCAGGATGTGCTCGCTGCAGATCTTCTGGCGGTCGATCCGCCGGTTCCGATCACCCAGTATCGCGATGGTTTCGGCAATCTTTGCAGTCGGATCGTCGCGCCGCAAGGCCGCATTTCGATGTCGACGACGGCATTGCTCAACATCTCGGACCAACCCGAGACGCTAGAGCCGTTTGGCCAACAACATCCGGTCGAGGAATTGCCCGACGAATGCCTGGTTTTTCTGCTCGGCAGCCGATATTGCGAGACCGATCTGCTAGCCGACATCGCCTGGCGATTGTTTGGGAAGTCGCCGCCCGGCCGCGACCGGGTGCAGGCGATCTGCGATTTCGTCCATCGGCATATCACCTTCGGGTACCATCATGCGCGAGTGACCAAAACAGCTTGGCAGGCCTATCAGGAGCGCACCGGTGTCTGCCGGGACTTCGCCCATCTGGCGGTGACCTTGTGCCGCGCCATGAATATCCCGGCCCGGTACTGCACGGGTTATGTCAGCGACGTCGGCTTGCCTCCGCCCCAAAGCCCAATGGATTTCGCGGCCTGGTTCGAAGCCTATGTCGGCGGTTGCTGGCAAACCTTCGATCCGCGCAACAACGCGCCGCGGACCGGCCGGGTGTTGATGGCGCGAGGGCGGGATGCCGTTGACGTTGCCATCAGTAACACCTTCGGCCCGACCAAGCTCGTCAAATTTGACGTTCGCTGCGCGCCGGAATGA
- a CDS encoding entericidin A/B family lipoprotein yields the protein MIRLIAWMLIAGIAVLAGCNTMAGAGQDISKGGQAIKNEAQESK from the coding sequence ATGATTCGATTGATTGCATGGATGCTGATTGCTGGTATCGCAGTTCTAGCTGGCTGCAACACGATGGCGGGCGCAGGCCAGGACATTTCGAAGGGGGGCCAGGCAATCAAGAATGAGGCACAAGAATCCAAGTAA
- a CDS encoding DUF2513 domain-containing protein has protein sequence MKRDMNLALAILKTLEENKSPHLSEFDIEGALKNAFDLSNRSVGYHLNLLADANLVRSMGTDWRLTWDGHEFLKSATPNAFEDT, from the coding sequence GTGAAACGCGATATGAATCTGGCACTGGCAATATTGAAGACTCTCGAGGAAAACAAGTCCCCGCATCTCAGCGAATTTGACATTGAGGGCGCGCTCAAGAATGCTTTCGACCTTTCCAACCGGAGCGTGGGCTATCATTTGAACCTGCTGGCCGATGCAAATCTCGTGCGCTCGATGGGTACAGATTGGCGGCTGACCTGGGATGGCCACGAGTTTTTGAAGTCTGCAACCCCGAATGCCTTCGAAGACACCTAA